The window GCAGCTATTAAGCCAACTTACTTACCTCACTACGATCCTGATTTCTGGGAAGGATATAACGTAATAGAACCAAATCAAGCAATTAAAAACTTTAAAAGTATCGAGTAAATCAAGTTAATGACTGGAAACTACAATATCACTTCTTGGCTATTTATACAAAGAAGGTTTTAGGTGCTTCCGCAGAAGATTTATATGCTTATTATAGAAAGCATATTGAGTAAATAGATTATTTGTTTCTCCCTTTTTCATTAGGATATAAAGTGTGCACCTCTTCACTTTGAAAAAAATCTTTAGTATCTATATCTAATGCAGAAAGCTTCCCTTTAAAAGCAACTCCGGTATCTACATTCCAAACATTTATAGCATTGGTTGGTGTATATAAATTAAAGTTCGTGGTTGGTGTATGTCCGATATAAATCTCGTAGTAATGCTTTAATCTATTTGGGTAAATAATAGAATCCTTTGTGATGCTTTTATCCATGATTAACGCCATTTCCCAAAGCGTTCTATCAGAATAAAAATTTACAGTATCCCATTCTCTTTCCACACCATGCATAGACGTAAATCCGGCATGTAAAAACAATCTTTTTTCATCATCTAC is drawn from Lacinutrix sp. WUR7 and contains these coding sequences:
- a CDS encoding metallophosphoesterase family protein; this encodes MKHNRTLAIGDIHGGLKALEQLLERIEIKKEDRFIFLGDYVDGWSDSAQVIQFLIAFAKEYECVFIKGNHDVWCELWLETGTINETWYLHGGKETIASYKGVSEADKKEHLQFFKDMCLYLVDDEKRLFLHAGFTSMHGVEREWDTVNFYSDRTLWEMALIMDKSITKDSIIYPNRLKHYYEIYIGHTPTTNFNLYTPTNAINVWNVDTGVAFKGKLSALDIDTKDFFQSEEVHTLYPNEKGRNK